The Chryseobacterium suipulveris genome window below encodes:
- a CDS encoding TonB-dependent receptor, which translates to MKFIINICLVFFGLAFSYAQKTFEVKGKIIDFHDKVPLNNALIKIGNYSATSDTNGNFIFKNIKQGTYILTATHEECENFTEQLTVDKDLNLTLNLEHHIEDLETVTIHRPHNSNASMIVKTLDKKAISRNATENLGNVLSNISGVGALKTGNNIAKPVIHGLYGSRVPIINNGVKMAEQEWGVEHAPNVDINSFEHIDVIKGASALKYGSDAIGGVVVMEPQIFPRKDTLKGAANLSGISNGKGIGFDLNLVKTWQNGWAVKTNGGYKRIGDLNTPDYNLMNTGLNANSFAFTLQHNSFLQGLSMDYSVTNQQIGIYRGSDMGNLEDFYKALTTDIPIYQREFSYSIENPKQDVQHHIAKISGFKRFEHLGKISADYSFQYNHRKEYDVRRGELYDVASLDLELFTNQFNLNNLIERPLWNLETGVDLLYQYNYSTPETQARRLVPNYSKYSGGIYSVFKYKVTPHFNVEAGLRYDLTKYNVKKWYDLNTWENLYQQDFSQFYVKTEGNRVFTNPILNFGNLSFNAGIEYKPSSNFDVKFNYAKVGRTPNIAELFADGLHHSAAIIEVGNMGMKNEDGHQFNLNVDAKLPVLQGLHISVNPYLFLTKNFITEVPTGIQNTILGVFPVWSYMQVDAKMYGLDFDASLKINSNFNYKGRFSYVYGQDQTHNQPLILMMPPNFSNSLEFSKAEWNDFYFKIENRTFLSQNRFPKYNPTVNIYENGVQVEKTLDLSTPPKGYSLWGIQTGINLSKNFSAGVNVTNLFNVNYKDYLNRLRFFSYEMGRNVIVNVKYSF; encoded by the coding sequence ATGAAATTCATTATTAATATATGTCTGGTTTTTTTTGGACTGGCTTTTTCTTACGCACAGAAAACTTTCGAGGTCAAAGGGAAAATCATCGATTTCCACGACAAAGTACCATTAAACAACGCTTTAATAAAAATTGGAAATTACTCGGCAACTTCCGATACCAATGGAAACTTCATCTTTAAAAATATAAAACAGGGAACTTATATCTTGACCGCCACTCACGAAGAATGTGAAAATTTTACCGAGCAACTCACCGTCGACAAGGATTTGAATCTCACCTTGAATCTGGAGCACCATATCGAGGACCTTGAAACAGTGACCATACACCGACCGCACAACAGCAACGCCTCGATGATTGTAAAAACGCTCGACAAAAAAGCAATTTCCCGAAATGCCACCGAGAATCTGGGCAACGTGTTGTCAAATATCTCTGGAGTTGGCGCACTGAAAACTGGAAACAATATCGCGAAACCTGTTATTCATGGACTTTACGGAAGCAGAGTTCCCATCATCAATAACGGGGTGAAAATGGCGGAACAGGAATGGGGAGTGGAACACGCGCCGAATGTGGACATCAACAGTTTTGAACATATCGACGTGATTAAAGGCGCATCCGCTTTGAAATACGGAAGCGACGCCATCGGTGGAGTAGTGGTGATGGAACCGCAGATTTTTCCGAGAAAAGACACGCTGAAAGGTGCGGCAAACCTTTCGGGAATCTCGAATGGAAAAGGAATTGGCTTCGATTTGAACCTTGTGAAAACCTGGCAAAATGGTTGGGCAGTGAAAACCAACGGTGGCTACAAAAGAATCGGCGACCTGAACACTCCCGATTACAACCTGATGAACACTGGGTTAAATGCAAATTCGTTCGCATTCACACTTCAGCATAATTCTTTTCTGCAGGGACTTTCGATGGATTACAGTGTGACGAATCAGCAAATCGGGATCTACAGAGGTTCCGATATGGGAAACCTGGAGGATTTTTATAAAGCACTAACAACGGATATCCCTATCTATCAAAGAGAATTCTCGTATTCTATTGAGAATCCGAAACAGGACGTTCAGCATCATATTGCCAAAATTTCGGGATTCAAAAGGTTTGAGCATCTGGGAAAAATCTCGGCGGATTACAGTTTTCAGTACAACCACAGAAAGGAGTATGATGTTCGTCGCGGTGAGCTTTACGATGTGGCTTCGCTAGATTTGGAGCTGTTTACCAATCAGTTTAATCTCAATAACTTAATTGAGCGTCCGCTTTGGAATTTGGAAACCGGGGTTGATTTGCTTTACCAATACAATTACTCGACTCCCGAAACTCAGGCGAGACGGCTTGTTCCGAATTATTCCAAATATTCAGGAGGGATTTACTCAGTCTTTAAATATAAAGTTACTCCACACTTCAATGTTGAAGCGGGTTTACGTTATGATCTCACAAAATATAATGTAAAAAAATGGTACGATCTGAATACCTGGGAAAATCTTTATCAGCAGGATTTTTCACAGTTTTATGTAAAGACGGAAGGAAACAGAGTCTTCACGAATCCGATTCTGAATTTCGGAAACCTGTCGTTCAATGCAGGAATCGAATACAAACCTTCTTCAAATTTTGACGTGAAATTTAATTACGCAAAAGTGGGCAGAACACCGAATATTGCTGAACTTTTTGCAGACGGACTTCATCATTCCGCGGCGATTATCGAGGTGGGAAATATGGGAATGAAAAATGAGGATGGACACCAGTTTAACTTAAATGTCGATGCGAAACTCCCTGTACTTCAGGGTTTGCATATTTCGGTGAATCCGTATTTGTTTTTGACAAAGAATTTCATCACCGAAGTTCCGACGGGAATTCAAAACACCATTCTCGGCGTTTTCCCTGTTTGGAGCTATATGCAGGTCGATGCAAAAATGTATGGGCTTGATTTTGACGCCAGTTTGAAAATCAATTCCAACTTCAATTACAAAGGAAGATTTTCGTATGTGTACGGACAGGACCAGACGCACAACCAACCGCTGATTCTGATGATGCCGCCGAATTTTTCCAACAGTCTGGAATTTTCAAAAGCGGAGTGGAATGACTTTTATTTCAAAATAGAAAACCGAACATTCCTTTCTCAGAACCGTTTCCCAAAATACAATCCAACCGTGAATATCTACGAAAACGGAGTTCAGGTGGAGAAAACCCTGGATTTATCGACGCCGCCGAAAGGTTACTCACTTTGGGGAATTCAGACGGGGATAAACCTTAGTAAGAATTTTTCTGCGGGAGTCAATGTGACCAACCTCTTCAATGTGAATTACAAGGATTATCTGAACCGACTTCGATTTTTCTCCTACGAAATGGGGAGAAATGTTATCGTGAATGTGAAGTATAGCTTTTAA